The genomic region GCAGGTAACGCACCAGGACTGCGGAGGAGTGGGAAGGGGCCGTCAGCTCTCCCCCCCCGCCCGAGCACCAACAGCCCCCCAGGACCCACGTGCGCACGCTGCTCTCCCCAGCGGGCCTCGCGGATGGCAGGAACTCAGTCCCTGTTTCTCCCTGAGCATCATGGCAAGAGCAGGGTCAGCACGTCCCCGCACAGCAGGCACCCACCTTTGTTGATTTTCCCCACCACAGAGACCTCCAGCCACCTCGTGTTGTCCTTCTTGGAGTAGAGGCCGAAGAGGGTCCCCCCCTGCTTGGGGGGCAGGCGGAAGGTGGAGAGGAGGTAAACGTCGTTCACCGTCAGGAGCTCCATCCGGATCTTGTGCGTTATGCTGGCCATCTGCCGGGCCTCGCTCGCCATCAGCAGGTCGATGACTGCGGGGAGACAAGCACGGGGGTCGCAGCCCGGCCGGGCAGTCGCCGCTCCGGCCGCAGGACCGTGGTGATGCCCGACGCGGGGCACCGCGGCCCGGCCCGCTGCACGCCCGGCCCGATCGACGGGACGGGGCGCGGAACGGGGGTCCTTGGCCCgccggggcccggggggggggccggggaaGCCCCGAGGGccccgcccagccccggccccgcgcggtGGCGCTCCAGGACCAGCAGCGCCGAGAGGGACCGGCGGAGCCCCCGCCACCGGCGGGACCGGCGGCCCAGGGGGGTCCTCGGCCCggagccagccctgctcccccgctcCGCAGCCGGGGTTTCCCCGCGGGGGCGGCTGCCGCGACCCGCCAGCCCCGAGCATCCCGCATCCCGCGCCGGTCCGGCCCCGCGGGATCGCGGAGCGGGGACGCAGCTGGAGCGGAGCTGCGGGGACGGCGCGGAGACCCCCCGGCATCGGCACCCGCCCCAGCGGACGGCGCGGAGCAGCGACCAAGCCGGACGGGAGCCCCCGGAGGGACGGCCCGACCCCTCGGCACCGCCCGGGGCGCTCCGGGGAAGCACGGAGAGCCCGGTCCCGCCGCCGCACGGCTGCCCGCCCGCTCCCGGCAACCGCACCGGGCGGAGCGAGaggaccccggccccggggggccCAAGGGAGCCCCGGGAGCCCGCGCTGACCCCGGGCTACCATCGGCaccgcgggctccccgccggcggcTCCCTGCCCCGAGCTGCCCCCGGGCCCTGGGGAGCACCGCCGGCCGCCCCGAGCTCCGGGGATGaatgtcccctctgtccccagctgccagACCTCCCAGGGCGAGCAGAGCCGCTGTcagcggccccgggccggggagcggggccgggagccggggcggggggggtccaGCTGCCGTCTCCCGCCGGGCGCCCCGTCGggggcgccccgccgccgccccggggcccggcccggcagTAGCCTTACCTTGTAGCCCGTGGCGAGCGGCGCCGGCGGCGCCCAGCAGGAGCAGCGCCAGGAGCGCTCCGAGCGCCGggccccccgcggccgccgccgccggtgcccCCATGCCGCCGGTACCGCCGGtgcggagcggagcgcggcggggcggggtggTGCGAGCGGGGAGGGGCCGGCGCTGCCGGCGAGGAGGAAACAAAGACCCGTCAATCACGGCCGGGCATCCCGGGGacccccggcggggcgggagagGGGTGGGACGGGGCGCACGGGCGCTGCGGGCGACCCACCGGGCCGGCCTGGTGGCTCACAGAAATTGAGTGTGGCAGCCGCCGGTTCACCGGCGGGTCAGGCAGTCTGGGGCCGCCTTCTTGCGAGCCGGAGCCGCCCCAGCAGAGCCGGAGCATCCCAGTCCGGGAGAGCCGGGGACCGGGCGTGCTTTGCCAGGGGTGCCCGACGCCGGGGTGCCTCCGGCCCGGGGGCCTGCGCCCCGGTGTCGGGGCACCCCTTGCCGGTGCGGTGCTCCCCGGGGTGGGAACGGAGCCAGCCCGCCTGGAGCGGCGTAAATCAGCGCCGGGACCCGACCCAAACCCCGCAGCAACACAATGAGCTCATCCCGGGAGCTCCTTCCCCTCCGCCCCGGGCTTGAGGCCGTGTTTACTCCTgttttccccccccggctccataACAACggggccccccccagccccgctcccagccccagccccgcgccagCAGCTCGGTGCGCGCCAGCGGCTGCGGGGaacgcggggcggggggagccgtaCGGGGGGAGTTTTCCCTCCCTCCGGTGCCAGCGGGCTCCCGCccctggtttgttttgggtttttttttttccatgaaaacgCGCGGGGCAGAGCGGTGCGGTGCGGGGCAGTGGTACGCGGGACGGGGTGATGCGGGGCAGTGGGATGTGGTGTGGGGTGATGTGGGGCGGGATGatgcgaggcgggggggggatgccGGGTAGTGGGATGCAGCGCGGGGCGatgcggggcggggggatgcagggcagTGGGATGCAGTGCGGGGCGATGCGGGGCGGGGCGatgcggggcggggggatgcagggcagTGGGATGCGGTGCGGGGCGATGCGCGGCAGGGCGATGCGGGGCGCGGTGGTGCGGGGCTGGGCGATGCGGGGCAGTAAGATGCGGCGCGGTGGTGGGGTGATGGGGTGCGGGGTGATATGGGTCAATGAGATGCGGTGCGGGGCAGCGGGGTGCGGGGCGGTGCGATGCGGTGCTGCTGATGCGGGGCGGTGGGATGCGGGGCGGGACGGAGCGCGGATCCCGGCCCCAGGGACCCGTCCAGCGCCGCTCCTCCGTCCCGGGGGGCTCCGCCGCTGCGCTCGGCCGCGGCCGGTCACGGAGCGTCCCCGGGGCCGGTGCCGCGGGGCGCCGCCGGTGCCCGCCCCGCGTCGGGGGCGGGCGGAGCCGGCCCGTGTGGTTCCGGGTCGGGcgggaagatggcggcgcccaTGGAGCTGTTCtgctgggccgggggctgggggctgccctcgGTGGACCCCGACTGCCTGGCCGTGCtggtgagcggcggcggggccggggccggggccggcgccggggccggggcgtcCCCCGGGCCgacccccgctccccccccgctcTCTCTTGCAGACCTACGCGCGGTTCACGGGGGCGCCGCTGAAGGTGCACCGGGTCACCAGCCCCTGGAGGAGCCCCTCCGGTaagggcccccccgccccggggacacCGGCACCGCCCGCAGCCGGCACCGCCACCGCCGGTGCCCCCCGCCCCATCGCATCCCCCCCGCTCCATTGGCTCCCTTTCGTCCCATCGCACCCCCCGCCCCATTGCAACCCCTGCCCCATCGCACCCCCCATCCCATTGCATCCCCCGCCCCATAGCACCCTTCCATCCCAtcgcacccccagccccattgcatccccctgcctccttgcacccccctgccccattgcacccccagccccattgcACCCCTTGCCCCATGGCACTCTTCCATCTCATTGCACCCCCTGTCCCATCGCACCCCCCATCCCATCACCCCCCCCGCTTCATCACACCCTCAGCCCCATTGCACCCCCTGCCTCCTTGCACCCCCCATCCCGTCACACCCTCAGCCCCATTGCACCCCCCGCCTCCttgcacccccctgccccattgcacccccagccccattgcaccctccctgccccattGCACCCCCCCCATTCCATCGCAGGCCCCTCACTCTGTCTTACCCGCCCTGTTCTGTTGCCCCCCGGCCCCATCGCACCCCCGCCCCATTGCATGCCCCCTCACCCCATCTCACCCCTGCCCCATCACACCCCCCCTCACCCTGTTGCACCCGCTCCGTCCCAGCACGCTCCCCGTCTCCCGTCActccccgtgtccctgtgcccCCGCCCCACCTTACGCACCCCCCACCCTACCCCCTgcacctctccctccccctcgCATCCCCTCACCCACATGCGGGGGCCCTTCacgggcccccccccccagccctggcccgcGGCAGGGTGGCACcgtgggcaccgctgcctgcagccacccctctgcctgcccccaggCCGCCTGCCTGCGCTGAAGACGCGGGACGAGGGCACCATCTCCAAAACGCAGCAGATCATAACTCACCTCAGGAAACAGGTGGGGGGGATGCCCTGTCCCCCCGGGAAGGAGGGGGCTTGTCCCTCCGTGCTCTGTGGCGGTCGCCCAGGAGGCGCGGGTGGGATTTGCCGCTTCCCCGCCAGATCACGCCCGTTGCGTTTGCTCTGCAGAAGTACAACGCCGACTACGACCTCTCGGCCACGCAAGGGGCGGACACGCTGGCCTTCGTGTCCCTGCTGGAAGAGAAACTGCTGCCCGTGCTGGTGAGTCTCGGGGGGGGACATGGCCTCACTGAGGACTGGATCCGCTTCCCGGAGTGATGCTGGTGGGCTCCGGTTCATGCCCAGATGGACAGCCAGAGAGCGCTGCGGGCAGCAAAATCCCGGCGTCCCGGAGCATCTGTAGCAGGGATTGGGGTGCCGGGGGTCCTGAGGGGCAGCGGTGGGTtgtgcagccggggctgggggctggccttGACCCTGATGCTCCCTCGGCCCCTCGCGGTCTCTGGGGCAGCTGGTCCCATGGCACTGGTGTGAGCAGGCACGGGCTCCGCAGCTCCCGCCACGGCAAGAGTCTGTGCTGGCTCCAGCCCCGCCATGGCCTGGGTGTGGATTGTTCTCCGCTGCAGATCCACACCTTCTGGGTGGACGCAAGGAACTACGTGGAACACACGCGGAAGTGGTACGCGGAAACCATTCCTTTCCCCCTCAACTTCTTCCTGCCCAACTGCATGCACAAGCAGCACCTGGAGCGGCTGCAGCTCATGTGGGGAGACGGCTACATGGAGGAtgaggagaagctggagaaggaggtgAGGGGACGTGGTCTGGGCACGGCGGGTCCTCGGCGGGTGCCCAGAGGGACCCACACGAGGCCAAAATCTTAATTGGGGTCCGGCGTTCCCCCTGGCTGAGCGCCTCCGTCCCACTCCCCTTAGCACTGCGGCCGTGTGTCTGGGTGGGTGACAACCCTCTGATTCCTTCTCCAGCTCTACCGGGATGCTCGGGAATGCCTGACACTCCTGTCCCAGCGCCTCGGCTCCCAGAAGTTTTTTTTCGGAGACTCGTAGGTGGCCGGAGGGGGAAGGTGCTCCGGGGCCTGAGAACCCCCCGCAGCCGGGGAAGCCGCGGCCCGCGCATGTTGCTTTGGGGGTTGGATGGGCTgagaggggacagggctgtccgTGGCGCCACGGGGTGACGCGGGCAGCAGGAATTGGGCCGCAGGAactgccgccggccccggcatCTCTTCTCCCACCAGAGGAGCTGCTCGGGGATGGGATGATCCCGCTCCCCCCGTCCTCACCTcaggggctgggagcagcgaGCCCTCCCAAGGAGGAGCCATCCCTTGGGgcgcagggggctgggggtggccgaCGTGTCCGGGTGCCTTTGGGTGAGGACGGCGGGGGAGGGACTGTGACCCAGTGGCGGGTCTCTGTGCCCCAGGCCGGCCTCCCTCGACGCCTTCGTCTTCAGCCGCCTGGCGCCGCTCCTGAAGGCGAAGCTGCCCAACGGGAAACTGCAGCAGCACCTGAAGTCCCTGCAGAACCTGTGCAACTACTGCACCTCCATCCTCAGCCTCTACTTCCCCTGGGACGGAGGTGAGAtgtgtcccccccctccgcctcacccccctccccgggctcagAGCGACCCAGCCCCCCTCCACGTCCCCGCTCTGTCCCCGCCAGGTGAACCCCCAGCCAGTGCCCCGCGGGCTGCGGGCGCCGACGGCGGCGAGGCGGAGGAGGACCCCCATAAACGGCGCAACCAGCTCCTGTCcgtgctggtggggctggtggccaTGCTGGGCTACGCCTTCCTGAGCGGCATCGTCTCCATCCAGCGTGGCGGCGCAGGGCCCGCCGGCCGCCAGCCCCTCGCCCtggcggaggaggaagaggaggaggaggagtgaggaaGAGCTGCACGACtgttcctcctccagcccctggaaCGGACTGTTTTTATGCCGGCAGCCCGGCAGCATCGCTCCCTGCGGGGCTCTGCTCCGCATCCCACCAGGAATTGCAGCCCTCTCGGTGGGGAGCGTGCCTGCTGCGCCAATAAACCTCCCTCTCTCCGCCCGCGCCCTCTCCTTCTCCCAGAAAGCTCAGGGCCCTTCCCAGTTTCCCCAGTTGCACAGCCCGGAGTGCTGCAGCGGGTACCCACGGGCTGCCTCGAGGCCCGTCCTGCTCTGCCCCGGTACcacccccttgtccccagcctcGGGGCAATCTGGGGACAGGGCGAAGGGGACACTGCGGGTTTTTAGCTTCCTAAAAGCATCTGTGAGCGTCTCGGCAGCATCCCCCATCCTTTCTGCGacagctgtggggctgagccccccaaTTCTCCCCTGCCCTGTGGCATATCCCTGCCCTCCGGctgcggggctgctccccacGCTGCTGCCAGCCGGCGCCATGGCACG from Rissa tridactyla isolate bRisTri1 chromosome 23, bRisTri1.patW.cur.20221130, whole genome shotgun sequence harbors:
- the MTX1 gene encoding metaxin-1, which gives rise to MAAPMELFCWAGGWGLPSVDPDCLAVLTYARFTGAPLKVHRVTSPWRSPSGRLPALKTRDEGTISKTQQIITHLRKQKYNADYDLSATQGADTLAFVSLLEEKLLPVLIHTFWVDARNYVEHTRKWYAETIPFPLNFFLPNCMHKQHLERLQLMWGDGYMEDEEKLEKELYRDARECLTLLSQRLGSQKFFFGDSPASLDAFVFSRLAPLLKAKLPNGKLQQHLKSLQNLCNYCTSILSLYFPWDGGEPPASAPRAAGADGGEAEEDPHKRRNQLLSVLVGLVAMLGYAFLSGIVSIQRGGAGPAGRQPLALAEEEEEEEE